The Kiloniellales bacterium genome window below encodes:
- a CDS encoding SDR family oxidoreductase — translation MNQRLFCFGHGFSASVLAARLSARGWAVAGTTRSSEKLAALAAEGIEAFLFDRDRPLDDPAAALAGATHILISAPPDAQGDPVLDRHATDILACGSIEWLGYLSTTGVYGDRGGGWVDEDSALEPTGPRGARRLAAERGWLALWRDHGLPVQLFRLAGIYGPGRNALETVRHGRAQRIDKPGQVFSRIHVEDIATVLEASIARPDPGRAYNLCDDDPAPPEAVIAHACALLGVEPPPLVPFEAAELSDMARSFYRDNKRVSNARIKAELGVTLAYPDYRTGLKALLAGT, via the coding sequence ATGAACCAGCGGCTATTCTGCTTCGGACACGGCTTCAGCGCCAGCGTTTTGGCCGCGCGCCTCTCGGCACGGGGCTGGGCCGTCGCCGGGACCACGCGCAGCTCCGAGAAGCTGGCGGCGCTCGCCGCCGAGGGGATCGAGGCCTTTCTCTTCGACCGCGACCGGCCGCTCGACGACCCGGCCGCTGCGCTCGCCGGCGCGACCCACATTCTGATCTCGGCGCCGCCGGACGCCCAGGGGGATCCCGTTCTCGACCGGCACGCCACCGACATTCTCGCCTGCGGCAGCATCGAATGGCTCGGCTATCTCTCGACCACAGGCGTTTACGGCGACCGCGGCGGCGGCTGGGTCGACGAGGACTCGGCGCTGGAGCCGACCGGACCGCGCGGCGCGCGGCGGCTGGCCGCGGAACGGGGCTGGCTGGCGCTCTGGCGGGACCACGGCCTGCCGGTCCAGCTCTTCCGCCTGGCCGGGATCTATGGGCCGGGCCGCAACGCGTTGGAGACCGTGCGGCACGGCCGGGCCCAGCGGATCGACAAGCCGGGCCAGGTCTTCAGCCGGATCCACGTCGAGGACATCGCGACGGTGCTGGAGGCCTCGATCGCTCGGCCGGATCCCGGGCGCGCCTACAACCTCTGCGACGACGATCCAGCGCCGCCCGAGGCGGTCATCGCCCACGCCTGCGCGCTGCTGGGCGTCGAGCCGCCGCCGCTGGTGCCCTTCGAGGCGGCCGAGCTCTCCGACATGGCGCGCAGCTTCTACCGCGACAACAAGCGGGTCTCCAACGCCAGGATCAAGGCCGAGCTCGGCGTCACCCTGGCCTATCCCGACTACAGGACCGGGCTCAAGGCCCTCCTCGCCGGCACTTGA
- a CDS encoding glutathione S-transferase family protein — MLTLYHLWLDPACRKIRILLGEKGLAFEMRVEKIWERRESFLRLNPAGEVPVLQADDGVVLADGWVITEYLEEVHPEPPLLPRDPVERAETRRLAQWFDVKFAREVTANLVDEKLMKSFLGLGNPDPARIRAGLHNIRYHLDYIAWLCDRRRWLGGDDFSLADIAAAAHLSAVDYLGDVPWDKHEGAKDWYARVKSRPAVQPLLEDYIAGRPPPAHYADLDF, encoded by the coding sequence ATGCTGACGCTCTACCACCTCTGGCTCGATCCCGCCTGCCGCAAGATCCGCATCCTGCTCGGCGAGAAGGGCCTCGCCTTCGAGATGCGGGTCGAGAAGATCTGGGAACGCCGGGAATCCTTCCTGCGCCTGAACCCGGCCGGCGAGGTACCGGTGTTGCAAGCCGATGACGGGGTGGTCCTGGCCGACGGCTGGGTGATCACCGAGTACCTGGAGGAGGTCCATCCCGAGCCGCCCCTGCTGCCGCGCGACCCGGTCGAACGTGCCGAGACCCGGCGCCTGGCGCAGTGGTTCGACGTCAAGTTCGCCCGCGAGGTGACCGCCAACCTGGTCGACGAGAAACTGATGAAGTCCTTCCTCGGCCTCGGCAACCCGGACCCGGCGCGGATCCGCGCCGGCCTGCACAACATCCGCTATCACCTGGACTACATCGCCTGGCTCTGCGACCGGCGGCGCTGGCTGGGCGGCGACGATTTCTCGCTGGCCGACATCGCGGCGGCGGCGCACCTCTCCGCGGTCGACTACCTCGGCGACGTACCTTGGGACAAGCACGAGGGCGCCAAGGACTGGTATGCTCGGGTCAAGTCGCGGCCCGCGGTCCAGCCCCTGCTCGAGGACTACATCGCCGGCCGCCCGCCGCCGGCCCACTACGCCGATCTGGATTTCTGA
- a CDS encoding undecaprenyl-diphosphate phosphatase, with the protein MLQILILSLVQGLTEFLPISSSGHLILVPLFTGWDDQGLAIDVAAHVGTLLAVLVYFWRDVLRMLLGLGRLLTGRLDGGGRLALLLLLGTLPALAVGFLIDQYFGGPPRSPLVVAFALIGFGIAMYLADRIGMTIRKVDHIGIGHALVIGCAQVLAIIFPGTSRSGITMTAARVLGYERTEAARFSFLLSIPAISAAGIWQGWKLYQVGDTSIINDALLTVGFCALAGFLAIAIIMAWLKRAGFGPFVVYRLLLGGFLLWLIYSGQLGGAAAG; encoded by the coding sequence ATGCTGCAAATCCTGATCCTGTCGCTGGTCCAGGGCCTGACGGAGTTCCTGCCGATAAGCTCCTCCGGCCACCTGATCCTGGTGCCGCTCTTCACCGGCTGGGACGACCAGGGACTGGCGATCGACGTCGCGGCCCACGTCGGGACCCTGCTCGCGGTCCTGGTCTACTTCTGGCGCGACGTCCTGCGCATGTTGCTGGGCCTCGGCCGGCTGCTCACCGGCCGCTTGGACGGCGGCGGCCGCCTTGCCCTGCTGCTGCTCCTGGGCACCCTACCCGCTCTCGCCGTCGGCTTCCTGATCGACCAGTACTTCGGCGGCCCGCCGCGCTCGCCGCTGGTCGTCGCCTTTGCGCTGATCGGCTTCGGCATCGCGATGTACCTGGCCGACCGGATCGGCATGACCATCCGCAAGGTCGATCACATCGGAATCGGCCACGCCCTGGTGATCGGCTGCGCCCAGGTCCTGGCGATCATCTTCCCGGGCACCAGCCGCTCCGGGATCACCATGACCGCGGCGCGGGTTCTCGGCTACGAACGCACCGAGGCGGCCCGGTTCTCTTTTCTGCTGTCAATCCCGGCCATCTCCGCCGCCGGCATCTGGCAGGGCTGGAAGCTCTATCAGGTCGGCGACACTTCGATCATCAACGACGCGCTGCTGACGGTCGGCTTCTGCGCGCTGGCCGGCTTCCTCGCGATCGCGATCATCATGGCCTGGCTGAAGCGGGCCGGATTCGGCCCCTTCGTGGTCTACCGCCTGCTGCTGGGCGGCTTTCTGCTGTGGCTGATCTACAGCGGCCAACTGGGCGGCGCGGCCGCGGGCTGA
- a CDS encoding GNAT family N-acetyltransferase produces MKLRRADAADLDFILAQESRQEFADYIYSWPRAQHLAALEDPDYRYLVAEQKDGVQGFAMLCGLTSAERTIELKRIAVATPGRGLGRSILRGVIRQVFEELRAERLWLDVFADNPRARAAYRAVGFVEDGVEHVSELRDVPLIVMSISRHEGTTATR; encoded by the coding sequence TTGAAGCTGCGTCGGGCGGATGCCGCGGACCTCGACTTCATTCTGGCGCAGGAGAGCCGGCAGGAGTTCGCCGACTACATCTACAGCTGGCCGCGCGCGCAGCACCTGGCCGCGCTCGAGGACCCGGACTATCGCTACCTGGTGGCGGAGCAGAAGGACGGCGTGCAGGGCTTCGCCATGCTCTGCGGCTTGACCTCCGCCGAGCGGACCATCGAGTTGAAACGCATCGCGGTTGCGACCCCGGGCCGCGGGCTGGGTAGATCGATCCTGCGCGGCGTGATCCGCCAAGTCTTCGAGGAGCTTCGGGCCGAAAGGCTCTGGCTGGACGTCTTCGCCGACAACCCGCGAGCCCGGGCCGCCTACCGCGCCGTCGGCTTCGTCGAGGACGGCGTTGAACACGTGTCCGAACTTCGCGATGTACCCTTGATCGTTATGTCGATTTCTCGGCATGAAGGTACGACGGCGACCCGTTAA
- the gltB gene encoding glutamate synthase large subunit: MPKIIERKDPGPTWQGEVSRLARVGLYDPGQERDACGVGLVASIDGKPRREVVEAGINALKAVWHRGAVDADGKTGDGAGIHLQIPQDFFREHVARSGFEPHPGRIAVGMIFLPRTDYAAQERCRVIVEREILNFGYRIYGWRQVPINVDIIGEKANATRPEIEQIIVDNVKQTPARQFEVDLYTIRRRIEKAAERESIKDFYVCSLSCRSIIYKGMFLAEQLTAFYPDLLDERFVSNFAIFHQRYSTNTFPTWWLAQPFRVLAHNGEINTLKGNVNWMKAHECRLGHEVFGDRIEDLKPVVQPGSSDSAALDAVFELMVRAARDLPMVKAMLIPEAWEQNGSIPQPLKDLYSYSNAVMEPWDGPAAICGFGGRWAVAGLDRNGLRPLRYTITDEGLLFAGSETGMVRLDETRIVEKGRVGPGQMIAVDLEEGRFYHDHEIKDHLAKQAPYGKWVKEITVIDDLIRPDHGEPAVLEREELRRRQLTYGLTMEDLELILHPMVEDAKEAIGSMGDDTPLAVLSGRYRGLHHFFRQDFSQVTNPPIDSLRERRVMTLKTRLGNLGNILEEDESQCRLLQLDSPVLTNAEFGAMRDYLGETAVEIACSFDPAGGDFALKAGLDRIQQEAEDAVRGGATHVIISDDDIGPGRAPIPMILATAAVHVHLMQEKLRTFTSINVRAGECLDVHYFAVLIGVGATTVNAYLAQESIADRHRRGLFGELSLEDCVNRYAKAVDDGLLKVMSKMGISVLSSYRGGYNFEALGLSRTMVDQYFPGMQSRISGIGLPGLQQKVLELHAKAWTEGVITLPVGGFYRYRRGGESHGWEAGLIHTLQGAVAKDSYSNYKKYAAGLRAQPPVSLRDLLDFKTDKAEPAELDEIEPITAIRKRFVTPGMSLGALSAEAHGVLNIAMNRIGAKSDSGEGGEDPKRFKPHPNGDNENSAIKQIASGRFGVTAEYLNNCREIEIKVAQGAKPGEGGQLPGFKVTEMIAKLRHSTPGVMLISPPPHHDIYSIEDLAQLIYDLKQINAKAQVCVKLVARSGIGTIAAGVAKAKADVILVSGHSGGTGASPQTSIKFAGVPWEMGLAEVHQVLTLNRLRHRVRLRTDGGIKTGRDVVIAAMLGAEEYGVGTASLVAMGCIMVRQCHSNTCPVGVCTQDPALRRKFTGTAEKVVNLFSFMAEEVREILAALGARSLDEVIGRTDLLRQVSRGAEHLDDLDLNPILAKADPGDNPVFCTVKGRNEVVDTLDAQMIQDAQALFDVGEKMQLQYNIRNTYRAIGTRLSSEITRKFGMAGLNPGHVTVRLRGSAGQSLGAFAVQGLKLEVFGDANDYVGKGLSGGTIVVRPFIASPLQSQDNVIIGNTVLYGATAGQLFAAGQAGERFAVRNSGAETVVEGCGSNGCEYMTGGTAVILGVVGSNFAAGMTGGMAFVYDPEDLLPGRINPDSVVHQRIETDYWEELVKDLLARHVQETQSRYAERLLVDWELERAMFWQIVPREMIERLEHPTTRDAEAKKRA, from the coding sequence ATGCCGAAGATCATCGAGCGGAAGGATCCTGGTCCGACCTGGCAGGGCGAAGTGTCAAGGCTCGCCCGCGTCGGGCTCTACGACCCGGGCCAGGAGCGCGACGCCTGCGGTGTCGGCCTGGTCGCCTCGATCGACGGCAAGCCGCGGCGCGAGGTCGTCGAGGCGGGCATCAACGCCCTCAAGGCGGTCTGGCACCGCGGCGCCGTCGACGCTGACGGCAAGACCGGCGACGGCGCCGGCATCCATCTGCAGATCCCCCAGGACTTCTTCCGCGAGCACGTCGCGCGCAGCGGCTTCGAGCCGCATCCGGGTCGGATCGCGGTCGGCATGATCTTTCTGCCGCGGACCGACTACGCGGCGCAGGAACGCTGCCGGGTCATCGTCGAGCGCGAGATCCTGAACTTCGGCTACCGGATCTACGGCTGGCGCCAGGTGCCGATCAACGTCGACATCATCGGCGAGAAGGCCAACGCGACCCGGCCCGAGATCGAGCAGATCATCGTCGACAACGTCAAGCAGACCCCGGCCCGGCAGTTCGAAGTCGACCTCTACACCATCCGGCGCCGGATCGAGAAGGCGGCCGAGCGGGAATCTATCAAGGACTTCTACGTCTGCTCACTATCCTGCCGTTCGATCATCTACAAGGGTATGTTCCTGGCCGAGCAGCTGACCGCCTTCTACCCGGACCTGCTGGACGAGCGCTTCGTCTCCAACTTCGCGATCTTCCACCAGCGCTACTCGACCAATACCTTTCCGACCTGGTGGCTGGCCCAGCCCTTCCGGGTGCTCGCCCACAACGGCGAGATCAACACACTCAAAGGCAACGTCAACTGGATGAAGGCGCACGAGTGCCGCCTGGGCCACGAGGTCTTCGGCGACCGGATCGAGGACCTGAAGCCGGTGGTCCAGCCCGGATCCTCGGATTCCGCCGCCCTCGACGCCGTCTTCGAACTCATGGTGCGCGCGGCGCGCGACCTGCCCATGGTCAAGGCCATGCTGATCCCCGAGGCCTGGGAGCAGAACGGCAGCATCCCGCAGCCCCTGAAGGACCTCTACAGCTATTCCAACGCGGTCATGGAGCCTTGGGACGGCCCGGCGGCGATCTGCGGCTTCGGCGGGCGCTGGGCGGTGGCGGGGCTGGACCGCAACGGCCTCAGGCCACTGCGCTACACCATCACCGACGAGGGCCTGCTTTTCGCCGGCTCCGAGACCGGCATGGTCCGCCTGGACGAGACCCGCATCGTCGAGAAGGGCCGGGTCGGGCCGGGCCAGATGATCGCGGTCGACCTCGAGGAAGGCCGCTTCTATCACGATCACGAGATCAAGGATCACCTGGCCAAGCAGGCGCCCTACGGCAAGTGGGTCAAGGAGATCACCGTCATCGACGACCTGATCCGCCCCGACCACGGCGAGCCGGCGGTCCTGGAACGCGAGGAGCTGCGCCGCCGGCAGCTGACCTACGGCCTGACCATGGAGGACCTGGAGCTGATCCTCCATCCCATGGTTGAGGACGCCAAGGAGGCGATCGGCTCGATGGGCGACGACACCCCGCTGGCCGTGCTCTCAGGGCGCTACCGCGGGCTGCACCACTTCTTCCGGCAGGACTTCAGCCAGGTCACCAACCCGCCGATCGATTCGCTGCGCGAGCGCCGGGTCATGACCCTGAAGACCCGGCTCGGCAACCTCGGCAACATCCTCGAGGAGGACGAGAGCCAGTGCCGGCTGCTGCAGCTCGACTCGCCGGTGCTGACCAACGCCGAGTTCGGGGCGATGCGCGACTACCTGGGCGAGACCGCGGTCGAGATCGCCTGCAGCTTCGACCCGGCGGGCGGCGACTTCGCGCTCAAGGCCGGCCTCGACCGGATCCAGCAGGAGGCCGAGGACGCGGTGCGCGGCGGCGCCACCCACGTGATCATCAGCGACGACGACATCGGCCCGGGGCGAGCGCCGATCCCCATGATCCTGGCGACCGCCGCCGTCCATGTGCACCTGATGCAGGAGAAGCTGCGGACCTTCACCTCGATCAACGTCCGCGCCGGCGAGTGCCTGGACGTGCACTACTTCGCGGTGCTGATTGGGGTCGGCGCGACCACGGTCAACGCCTACCTCGCGCAGGAATCGATCGCCGACCGGCATCGCCGCGGCCTCTTCGGCGAGCTCTCGCTGGAGGACTGCGTCAACCGCTATGCCAAGGCGGTGGACGACGGCCTGCTCAAGGTCATGTCGAAGATGGGCATCTCGGTGCTGTCGTCCTATCGCGGCGGCTACAACTTCGAGGCCTTGGGCCTGTCGCGCACCATGGTCGACCAGTACTTCCCGGGCATGCAGAGCCGGATCTCAGGCATCGGCCTGCCCGGCCTGCAGCAGAAGGTGCTGGAGCTGCACGCCAAGGCCTGGACCGAGGGCGTGATCACTTTGCCGGTCGGCGGCTTCTACCGCTACCGGCGCGGCGGCGAGAGCCACGGCTGGGAGGCCGGCCTGATCCATACCCTGCAGGGTGCGGTCGCCAAGGACTCATATTCCAACTACAAGAAGTACGCTGCCGGCCTGCGCGCCCAGCCGCCGGTCAGCCTGCGCGACCTCCTGGACTTCAAGACCGACAAGGCGGAGCCGGCAGAGCTCGACGAGATCGAGCCGATCACGGCGATCCGCAAGCGCTTCGTCACCCCCGGCATGTCCCTGGGCGCGCTCAGCGCCGAGGCCCACGGCGTGCTCAACATCGCGATGAACCGGATCGGCGCCAAATCGGACTCCGGCGAGGGTGGCGAGGACCCGAAGCGCTTCAAGCCGCATCCCAACGGTGACAACGAGAACTCGGCGATCAAGCAGATCGCCTCCGGGCGCTTCGGCGTCACCGCCGAGTACCTGAACAACTGCCGGGAGATCGAGATCAAGGTCGCTCAGGGCGCCAAGCCGGGCGAGGGCGGTCAGCTGCCCGGCTTCAAGGTCACCGAGATGATCGCCAAGCTGCGCCACTCGACGCCGGGGGTGATGCTGATCTCGCCGCCGCCGCACCACGACATCTACTCGATCGAGGACCTGGCTCAGCTGATCTACGACCTGAAGCAGATCAATGCCAAGGCCCAGGTCTGCGTGAAGCTGGTCGCCCGCTCGGGCATCGGCACCATCGCCGCCGGCGTCGCCAAGGCCAAGGCGGACGTGATCCTGGTCTCCGGGCATTCCGGCGGCACCGGCGCCAGCCCGCAGACCTCGATCAAATTCGCCGGCGTGCCCTGGGAGATGGGCCTGGCCGAGGTCCACCAGGTGCTGACCCTGAACCGCTTGCGCCACCGGGTGCGGCTGCGCACCGACGGCGGCATCAAGACCGGCCGCGACGTCGTCATCGCCGCCATGCTGGGCGCCGAGGAGTATGGCGTCGGCACCGCCTCGCTGGTCGCCATGGGCTGCATCATGGTCCGCCAGTGCCACTCCAACACCTGCCCGGTCGGGGTCTGCACACAGGACCCGGCGCTGCGCCGGAAGTTCACCGGCACGGCCGAGAAGGTGGTCAACCTCTTCTCCTTCATGGCCGAGGAGGTGCGCGAGATCCTGGCCGCGCTGGGCGCGCGCAGCCTCGACGAGGTGATCGGCCGCACCGACCTGCTGCGCCAGGTCAGCCGCGGTGCCGAGCACCTCGACGACCTCGACCTCAACCCGATCCTGGCCAAGGCCGATCCCGGCGACAATCCGGTGTTCTGCACGGTGAAGGGCCGCAACGAGGTGGTCGACACGCTCGATGCCCAGATGATCCAGGACGCCCAGGCGCTCTTCGACGTCGGCGAGAAGATGCAGCTGCAGTACAACATCCGGAACACCTACCGCGCGATCGGCACCCGCCTGTCGTCTGAGATCACCCGCAAGTTTGGCATGGCCGGTCTCAACCCCGGCCACGTCACGGTCCGGCTGCGCGGCTCGGCCGGGCAGTCGCTGGGCGCCTTCGCGGTCCAGGGCCTGAAGCTGGAAGTCTTCGGCGACGCCAACGACTACGTCGGCAAGGGCCTGTCGGGCGGCACCATCGTGGTCCGACCCTTCATCGCCAGCCCGCTGCAGAGCCAGGACAACGTGATCATCGGCAACACCGTGCTCTACGGCGCCACCGCCGGGCAGCTCTTCGCCGCCGGCCAGGCCGGCGAGCGCTTCGCGGTGCGCAACTCGGGCGCCGAGACCGTGGTCGAGGGCTGCGGCTCCAACGGCTGCGAGTACATGACCGGCGGCACCGCGGTGATCCTCGGCGTGGTCGGCTCGAACTTCGCGGCCGGTATGACCGGCGGCATGGCCTTTGTCTACGATCCGGAGGATCTGCTGCCCGGCCGCATCAATCCGGACTCGGTGGTCCACCAGCGGATCGAGACCGACTATTGGGAGGAGCTGGTCAAGGACCTGCTCGCCCGGCACGTCCAGGAGACCCAGTCCCGCTACGCCGAGCGCCTGCTGGTCGACTGGGAGCTGGAGCGCGCCATGTTCTGGCAGATCGTGCCCAGGGAGATGATCGAGCGCCTCGAGCACCCGACGACCCGCGACGCCGAAGCCAAGAAGCGCGCCTAG
- a CDS encoding NAD(P)-dependent oxidoreductase: MAKRMLKFVERGHHMPEKREAALRAQDFQEIYDRFDPESAADQAGRCSQCGVPFCQVHCPVQNNIPDWLMLTAEGRLEEAYEVSQATNNFPEICGRICPQDRLCEGNCVIEQSGHGTVTIGAVETYITETAWAEGWVKPVAPARELEQSVGVIGAGPAGLACAEELRRRGYQVTVYDRYDRVGGLLIYGIPNFKLEKPVVERRARLIGDSGVTYRLDFEVGRDASLEELRQRHDAVLIATGVYKDRDIKLPGVGLKNVIPALDYLTASNRKGLGDAVPAFDDGRLNAAGKKVVVIGGGDTAMDCVRTAVRQGAESVKCLYRRDRANMPGSQREVKHAEEEGVEFVWLAAPEAFLGDDAVTAVRAAKVHLGVADATGRQTPQVIEGSSFTVEADLVLKALGFDPEDLPKLFDAPELPVTRWGTVGISFKTMMTELDGVFAAGDIVRGASLVVWAIRDGRDAAASIHRYLTAKAAGDARAAVAAE, translated from the coding sequence ATGGCCAAGCGGATGCTGAAGTTCGTCGAGCGCGGGCACCACATGCCCGAGAAACGCGAGGCTGCCCTGCGCGCGCAGGACTTCCAGGAGATCTATGACCGCTTCGACCCGGAGAGCGCCGCCGATCAGGCCGGCCGCTGCTCGCAGTGCGGCGTGCCCTTCTGCCAGGTCCATTGCCCGGTCCAGAACAACATCCCGGACTGGCTGATGCTGACCGCGGAGGGCCGCCTGGAGGAGGCCTACGAGGTCAGCCAGGCGACCAACAACTTCCCGGAGATCTGCGGCCGGATCTGCCCGCAGGACCGGCTCTGCGAAGGCAACTGCGTGATCGAGCAGTCCGGCCACGGCACGGTCACCATCGGCGCGGTTGAGACCTACATCACCGAGACCGCCTGGGCGGAGGGCTGGGTCAAGCCGGTCGCGCCGGCCCGGGAGCTGGAGCAATCGGTCGGCGTGATCGGTGCCGGCCCGGCCGGCCTGGCCTGCGCGGAGGAGCTGCGCCGGCGCGGCTACCAGGTCACGGTCTACGATCGCTACGACCGGGTCGGCGGCCTGCTGATCTACGGCATTCCCAACTTCAAGCTGGAGAAGCCGGTGGTCGAGCGCCGGGCCAGGCTGATCGGCGATTCCGGCGTCACCTACCGGCTCGACTTCGAGGTCGGCCGCGACGCCAGCCTCGAGGAGCTGCGCCAGCGCCACGACGCGGTGCTGATCGCGACCGGGGTCTACAAGGACCGCGACATCAAGCTGCCCGGAGTCGGTCTGAAGAACGTCATCCCGGCGCTCGACTACCTGACCGCTTCCAACCGCAAGGGGCTGGGCGACGCCGTGCCGGCCTTCGACGACGGCCGGCTGAACGCCGCGGGCAAGAAGGTGGTGGTCATCGGCGGCGGCGACACCGCCATGGACTGCGTGCGCACCGCCGTGCGCCAGGGCGCCGAATCGGTCAAGTGCCTCTACCGCCGCGACCGGGCCAACATGCCGGGCTCGCAACGCGAGGTGAAGCACGCCGAGGAGGAGGGCGTCGAGTTCGTCTGGCTGGCCGCGCCCGAAGCCTTCCTTGGCGACGATGCGGTGACCGCGGTGCGCGCCGCCAAGGTCCACCTGGGCGTCGCCGACGCGACCGGCCGCCAGACCCCGCAGGTCATCGAGGGCTCCAGCTTCACGGTCGAGGCCGACCTGGTGCTCAAGGCCCTGGGCTTCGACCCGGAGGACCTGCCGAAGCTCTTCGACGCGCCGGAGCTGCCGGTGACCCGCTGGGGCACGGTCGGCATCTCCTTCAAGACCATGATGACCGAGCTGGACGGCGTCTTCGCCGCCGGCGACATCGTGCGCGGCGCCTCCCTGGTGGTCTGGGCGATCCGCGACGGCCGCGATGCGGCCGCCTCGATTCATCGCTACTTGACCGCCAAGGCGGCCGGCGACGCGCGGGCGGCGGTGGCGGCGGAGTAG
- a CDS encoding tetratricopeptide repeat protein gives MNRARQAARHDRLEEAEDLLRQASPSELASEARFRRETATTWHSIAISWARRDEDRKAIAAYGEAIRLAPKNLEAWHQLGHLHEDAEQTAEAKSAYETYAALAREKGAGEDEALALSHLGDLARDRDDLDEAASCFDRALRIAEGLEDQEQVSMLLRRCGDTARDREAWDEAERYYRRALALDQSRDDREDVLTSLERLGHLAEIRDDLDGSAELYRQVLDLAQEQENKLEVARASAALGDISFRQGDMAAAEAYSKRALSVFSTLGRRKDMANCLLDLCDIANRRDRPREVAEHAGGAVEIYRELGDHDGLADALDTLGCAALDYEDFDGAERHLTEALGLRQAMDAHRDVAWLTSRLATAALGRCEFDEALSGFQSALALYREHGGPYDAAACLAEIGDIREAAGKLEDAEACWREAIALFEEAGSPEIAAALRQEAFGSR, from the coding sequence GTGAATCGTGCGCGCCAGGCCGCCAGGCACGACCGCCTCGAAGAGGCCGAAGACCTGCTTCGTCAAGCATCGCCAAGCGAGCTGGCGTCCGAGGCGCGCTTTCGCAGGGAGACAGCGACCACCTGGCATTCCATAGCGATAAGCTGGGCGCGGCGTGACGAGGACCGCAAGGCCATTGCGGCCTACGGCGAGGCGATTCGACTGGCGCCAAAAAACCTGGAGGCCTGGCACCAGCTCGGCCATCTCCACGAGGACGCCGAGCAGACTGCGGAGGCGAAGTCAGCCTACGAAACCTATGCCGCCCTCGCCCGGGAAAAAGGCGCCGGGGAAGACGAGGCCCTCGCGCTCAGCCATCTGGGAGACCTTGCGCGCGATCGAGACGACCTGGACGAGGCCGCCTCCTGCTTCGACAGGGCGCTGCGCATCGCCGAGGGCCTCGAGGACCAGGAGCAGGTGAGCATGCTCCTGAGACGCTGCGGCGACACCGCCAGAGATCGCGAAGCCTGGGACGAGGCGGAGCGCTACTACCGGCGCGCCCTGGCGCTCGACCAAAGCCGGGACGATCGGGAGGACGTGCTGACGAGCCTGGAGCGGCTCGGACACCTGGCCGAGATCCGCGACGATTTGGACGGCTCTGCGGAGCTTTATCGGCAGGTGCTCGATCTCGCGCAGGAACAGGAAAACAAGCTGGAAGTGGCGAGGGCCTCGGCGGCTCTCGGCGACATCTCCTTCAGGCAGGGCGATATGGCCGCGGCGGAGGCTTACAGCAAACGGGCGCTGTCCGTCTTCTCGACTCTAGGTCGGCGCAAAGACATGGCCAACTGCCTGCTCGACCTCTGTGACATCGCCAACCGACGCGACCGCCCGCGCGAAGTCGCGGAACACGCTGGCGGCGCTGTTGAGATCTACAGGGAGCTCGGAGACCATGACGGCCTGGCCGACGCTCTCGACACGCTGGGTTGCGCGGCCTTGGACTACGAGGACTTCGACGGCGCTGAACGGCACTTGACGGAGGCGCTCGGCCTTCGACAGGCGATGGACGCGCACCGCGACGTCGCCTGGCTGACGTCGAGACTTGCGACCGCTGCCCTCGGCCGCTGCGAGTTCGATGAGGCGCTTTCAGGGTTCCAGAGCGCCCTGGCGCTCTACCGCGAGCACGGCGGTCCGTACGATGCCGCTGCCTGCCTGGCCGAGATCGGCGACATCCGGGAGGCGGCGGGCAAGCTTGAAGATGCCGAGGCCTGTTGGCGGGAGGCCATCGCGCTGTTCGAAGAGGCCGGCTCGCCCGAAATTGCTGCAGCCTTGCGGCAGGAGGCCTTTGGATCGCGGTAG